One window of the Pedobacter ginsengisoli genome contains the following:
- a CDS encoding glutamate synthase subunit beta — MGKVTGFLEYERTAPLKEDAKERLKHYNEFVKNFELEEVNKEAARCMDCGVPFCQSGCPLGNVIPEFNEAVYKGDWHLASTILLSTNNFPEFTGRICPAPCESACVLGINKSPVSIEEIEKHIIEIAFDKGYIKAEEPLIRTGKKVAVIGSGPAGLAAAAQLNRAGHEVVVYERDDTPGGLLNYGIPDFKLQKDVVTRRIALMEKEGIVFKCNSNVGVNIELNTLLRDFQSIILAGGSTIPRDLPAKGREAKGVHFAMDFLKQQNKRVKNFAIDGEAILATGKDVIVIGGGDTGSDCIGTSNRQGAKSVTQFEIMPMPSQHRTSNMPWPTYPMLLKVTSSHEEGCERGWGVNTKEFIKDENGNLKAVKVVDVEWEIDANGRPVNFKEKADTERDLPCQLVLLAMGFLHPQKEGLIENLGVELDNRGNVKAEEGKYQTNIAKIFAAGDMRRGQSLVVWAISEGREAARKVDQYLMGHSSLPSKDGIPYA; from the coding sequence ATGGGAAAAGTAACTGGATTTTTAGAATACGAAAGAACTGCTCCTTTAAAAGAAGATGCAAAAGAGCGTTTAAAACACTATAATGAATTTGTAAAGAATTTTGAACTGGAAGAAGTAAACAAAGAAGCAGCCAGATGTATGGATTGTGGAGTTCCCTTCTGTCAGTCAGGTTGTCCTTTAGGCAACGTGATTCCTGAATTTAACGAAGCTGTTTACAAAGGCGACTGGCACCTGGCCAGCACTATATTATTGAGTACGAACAACTTCCCTGAATTTACCGGAAGGATTTGCCCTGCACCGTGTGAGTCAGCTTGTGTATTGGGGATTAATAAATCGCCGGTATCAATTGAGGAAATTGAGAAACACATTATTGAAATTGCCTTTGATAAAGGTTATATTAAAGCAGAGGAGCCACTAATCCGCACCGGTAAAAAGGTTGCCGTTATTGGTTCAGGACCTGCAGGTTTGGCTGCTGCTGCTCAATTGAACAGAGCCGGACATGAGGTGGTTGTTTACGAACGTGACGATACTCCGGGTGGTTTGCTTAACTACGGTATTCCTGATTTTAAACTACAAAAGGATGTTGTAACAAGACGCATCGCTTTAATGGAAAAAGAAGGTATTGTATTTAAATGCAACTCAAACGTAGGTGTAAATATTGAATTGAATACCTTACTTAGAGATTTCCAATCAATTATTTTAGCTGGTGGATCAACAATTCCAAGAGATCTTCCTGCAAAAGGAAGAGAAGCGAAAGGTGTTCACTTTGCAATGGATTTCTTAAAACAACAAAATAAGCGCGTTAAAAACTTTGCTATTGATGGTGAAGCTATATTGGCAACAGGTAAAGATGTTATTGTAATTGGTGGTGGTGATACGGGATCTGATTGTATTGGTACTTCTAACCGTCAGGGTGCAAAATCGGTAACTCAGTTTGAGATTATGCCAATGCCTTCGCAGCATCGTACCAGCAATATGCCTTGGCCAACTTACCCAATGCTTTTAAAAGTAACTTCTTCTCATGAAGAAGGATGCGAAAGAGGATGGGGAGTTAACACCAAAGAATTCATCAAAGATGAAAACGGAAATCTGAAAGCTGTAAAAGTAGTTGATGTAGAATGGGAAATTGACGCTAACGGTCGCCCGGTAAATTTCAAAGAAAAAGCAGATACTGAACGTGATCTTCCGTGCCAGCTTGTTCTTTTGGCAATGGGTTTCCTACATCCGCAAAAAGAAGGTTTAATTGAAAATCTTGGCGTTGAGCTTGATAACAGAGGAAATGTAAAAGCTGAGGAAGGTAAATATCAAACCAACATTGCGAAGATTTTTGCCGCAGGTGATATGCGCCGTGGACAATCATTAGTTGTTTGGGCAATTTCTGAAGGAAGAGAGGCTGCCAGAAAAGTAGATCAGTACTTAATGGGACACAGCAGTTTACCATCTAAAGATGGTATTCCATACGCTTAA
- a CDS encoding metallophosphoesterase family protein produces MRIFLLFLLCAAFASCNHFEFSPNQTFDKISLKDVNATNLKRLGNGADDDTVTFVLTGDSQKSRDETVQFCKAVNAIKGIDFVVLAGDITEFGVLKEMLWISRTLEDLNPPYVAVIGNHDETARGKETFLHMFGELNYSFVYGGIKFVCHDSNSREYNFNGQIPNIPWLKNELKPSPQIKGFVGISHVPVNSEDFDGKLIKDYTATFAQTPGFLASLNAHTHNYQLYYPDNSGIPYVITSAMANKEFLVVQIINNKISFERVYF; encoded by the coding sequence ATGCGAATATTTTTACTATTTCTACTTTGTGCTGCCTTTGCTAGTTGCAACCATTTCGAGTTTAGTCCAAATCAAACTTTCGATAAAATTTCTTTAAAAGATGTCAATGCCACCAATCTAAAAAGGTTGGGTAATGGTGCGGATGATGATACCGTAACTTTTGTTTTAACCGGAGATAGCCAGAAATCCAGAGACGAAACTGTACAGTTTTGTAAAGCTGTAAATGCCATTAAAGGTATTGATTTTGTAGTTCTGGCCGGCGACATTACTGAATTTGGAGTTTTAAAAGAAATGCTTTGGATTTCTAGAACCCTCGAAGATCTTAATCCTCCCTATGTTGCAGTTATAGGAAATCATGATGAAACAGCCCGCGGAAAAGAAACATTCTTACATATGTTTGGCGAACTCAATTATTCATTTGTTTATGGAGGTATAAAATTTGTTTGTCATGATAGCAATAGTCGGGAGTACAATTTTAACGGTCAGATACCTAACATTCCCTGGTTAAAAAATGAATTGAAACCATCACCTCAGATTAAAGGTTTTGTAGGCATTTCTCATGTTCCGGTTAATTCAGAAGATTTTGATGGTAAATTAATAAAGGATTACACCGCCACATTTGCCCAAACTCCTGGTTTTCTGGCATCACTTAATGCACATACCCATAATTATCAGCTCTATTATCCAGATAATTCAGGTATCCCCTATGTCATTACAAGTGCAATGGCAAATAAGGAATTTTTAGTAGTACAAATTATAAATAATAAAATAAGTTTTGAGAGAGTATATTTTTAA
- a CDS encoding YdeI/OmpD-associated family protein produces the protein MYFKPGFKVLLANAPENSNVILGDASSITLVNNIADVFNGLLLFVKDSVELNRELKIWAPKIDAEKVVWIAYPKKTSGIVTDLKMEKWKELELYKLTPCASAAIDDTWTGLRIKPIDQVKASGVGNNEIKKNEFSEFIDVENKKVTVPSDLAKLFLQHPQAESFFNTLAYSHKKEYVLWILTAKQEQTRITRLQKTVEMLLVGKKNPTMK, from the coding sequence GCTCCTGAAAACAGTAATGTAATTTTAGGTGATGCCAGCAGCATCACGCTGGTAAATAATATTGCTGATGTTTTTAATGGACTGCTGCTTTTTGTAAAAGACAGCGTTGAATTAAACAGAGAGCTTAAAATATGGGCGCCAAAAATTGATGCTGAAAAAGTAGTTTGGATTGCCTATCCAAAAAAGACTTCTGGAATAGTTACAGATCTGAAAATGGAGAAATGGAAAGAACTAGAGCTATATAAACTTACCCCTTGCGCTTCTGCAGCAATTGATGATACCTGGACAGGTTTAAGAATTAAGCCAATTGATCAGGTAAAAGCGTCAGGAGTTGGAAATAATGAAATTAAAAAAAATGAATTCTCTGAATTTATTGATGTTGAGAATAAAAAGGTAACTGTGCCATCAGATTTGGCAAAGCTATTTCTTCAACACCCACAAGCAGAGTCTTTTTTCAATACCCTGGCCTATTCCCATAAAAAGGAATATGTGTTATGGATACTCACAGCTAAACAAGAACAAACAAGAATAACCAGATTGCAAAAAACTGTCGAAATGTTACTGGTTGGTAAAAAGAATCCAACTATGAAATAG